The genomic segment TTTGCCTAACATAACTGCAATGTGAGTGTTAGGGTAATATATTTCCTGTTGCCAGACCCAGAACCATCTAATCCATGGTAATTTCCAGTTTTGGCCAGATTTCACCTGTATTCAGTTCCGCCAGCCTGATGAGAAGCAGAGCCAGCCGGTTCAGCAAAACGTGCGTCATAATCCGACCCTTGATCCGATGGGATACGTATTTATGTTAGCCTTATAATACACCTTTTATGGGATATCCCTTTTTCTCTAAAGAGGATCATACACGTGACGATATTGGCAGGACTGGCTGAATAAATCACCTCCTCCGGTCGAGTCCTCTTTATGAAACAGTATCGCAGCGTATGCTCTTTTTCAATGGATTGAAACATTAATAGATAATGTCCTGAGTTTCTGCACTTTTCTTTTCCAGATGATAGGTGCCCGCCTTCAGTTTTCCGTCTTCCCCGCCGGCAGGATAGCTGACGGTTACGGTAATGGTATCGTTATTCAGCGTGATGACGGCTTTTCCATTTTTGGGTTCACCGATCGCATCCATCGCCGCCGTATAACTTTTTGAGGTAAAGTCTGCTTTCGCTTTCCCGTTTTTATCGAATAGAACGTACATGTCACCGGTCGTTGTGGCCTCGTCTCCGAACATGGCGTTAATATTGACCGTTGCAGGCATCCCTTCCGAAAAGGTGAGGTTCACTGCAACCTGCTCCACGGGACCAACAGACTGTGCCCAGTTTCCCTGATAACTGCTGAAGGATGGCTGAGCTGCGATCAGCTTCTGTTTATTATTTACCTCGTCAAGACTCCGGTAATCAGGACTGTCCATCAGGTAGTCTGGTATGGGCAGGGAGACGAATCCCGCTGCATAAGGAGCGACTGCATAAGGTGGAAACAGAAAGTCCATGCCTTCTTTTGTCCAGTAGTAGCTGGTAATATCGTCCGGACCGAAAGATTTTGAATCGTACAGGCGATACTTGTCCGGGTGAGCTGCTAAATAGCTGATGGCAAAATGTCTGGCCTGACTGAGATATTTCTCTGATGAAAAATTATCTTCAAGCGGGACTTCTTTTCCCGTCTTGACGTTGAAATTAAACACGGTTCCCTGGGGATTTCCGTGGACACCACCGGTACCGATATCATTGATCAAGAGGAGACTGATTTTCTCCGAAGATAAATATTTTACTTCATAGTTCAGTGTCGAATAATACGGAGGCAATTCTGCACCGGCGTCTGGTTCAAATTCTTTCTTATCTTTTTCATATTGAGAAAGAATTTTGATCCGGTCAGAGTAGACTTTTCTTACATAAGTCTGGAGTTTCTGATTCATTTTCTCCTGGGCATTTCTGTTGACCATTCCGTCAATCTGCGGATATTCGAGGTCCTTTGTCCGATAATGATGTTTCTCAATACGCGGGTTTTCCTGTATGTCTTTCGGACCTGGTTTTTGATTCTGCTTCTGTTCGTAATCCTGCTCCTGCTTCTGTTCCTGAATGTGGTTCACACTCTCTCCGGACCAGTTCGTCCGGGCACAGCCTGCCACAGCGAGACTCAGTGCGAGTGTTAAAGCGATGAAAAGCTGCCTTTTCATAAACTGCCTCCGTGTACAAATGAATGGCTGAGAATGGGTCATCCAAGAAATGATAAGCTATGTATCTCATCTATTAATCCAGTAAAAGGTCGCTATCCATCATAGCATCATTTTAATTTCCTGTGCAAGTCGGCCAGGAGATGCCCTACTCGAATCATTCTTTGCACATTGTTTTGAAGGGGTCAAAGCAGTTAAAGTCCCCTGAATTTTTGAAAACTTAATAACTGGTTTTAGACCTTTAGTCACCGAAAGTACGGTCTGTTTCCGGTAAATCATGCAGATTTAATTTCATTTCTGTCGAAAGCGCATTCATCATTGGGCCTTTATACCAATTTCATTATTCTGTGAAGTTGGTAAAATGGAAATACAGAACTGAAAAACAGCTAAATACGGCTTTTTGAACATTGGAGCGTGGATTATGCACAGGAGACGGTTTTTAGCCATTGCTTTTATCCTGATATCAGGCTTAACGCTGGGAGGCTGCGGATTAATGATAAACAGCACGGATCATCCAGATACATCACAGCAGAAGGAGGAAGCAAGCAGTTCACCATATATGCCTGTCCAGGATTACATCGGACAAGGTTACTCATTCAAAAACGGTGAAGAAGAAGATGCCTTTGCGAAAACGCATAAAAATGAAATTGTGGAACAGGTGGATCGGTTTTTCAAAGAGAAATATCAGCTCGAAGTGACGACACATCATCTGGTAGGGGCGAAAAATGCAGTTGTAGCCTTTGTCGAATCGAGAGGTGAGCCGCACTTTCATACTTCAGTAATTGTTCCCGTGGATCTTGAGCATCAACAAGTAACAAGTGACGTTTGGGCGTATGAAGGAAAAGTAGAAGGGGCGATTATGACTGGTCTTTATGTGATGGCTTATGAGAAAGAGTTTAAAAGGCTGGATCAATTTGTCCAGTCCGTTGCGGAAAAATATCCGGTTACGGGCATGCGGGAAGAAGCTGTGACTTTTAAAGATTCGGGATATTCGACTCCATATTATTATATGAGTGCTTTTCATGATGCTTTTCTAGAGGCATATGAAGCTTACATGAACGATCATCAAATATCGAATGAATCTCTGCGAAAGTTAATAAAAAAAGTACCTTTTAATCCTGACAATTTAGGTATTGGTTTAACATTTTATATGGGAAAAAAACAGGTATCTGATAAACAAATGGCTGATAAAATTATTGACGCATTTAAGAAGTTTAAGGGAGTCGCACCGGCTAGTTATGCCATATTCATAAATAGCAATGAAATTCGGAAAACAACAGGTATGGCACGAAATAAAGTGGGAACGATTGTTGGGAAAACCGATATTATTAAAAAGCCATAGGGGTGAACTAAATCATGGGTGGTGTAAATGTAAAAGTTTCTGCAACGAGTGATCAGGACTTAGTACAACTCAGTGGTTATATTGTTTACCGACATCGTGATGATCTTTCAAGAGTTACATTCAATGGGAATCGTTACAAGATTCTGAATGCCGAATACGACGACCCCGCCCGCCACGGTCTTGATGCCATCACAGTCAAGGATTTGCAGACCGGCGACGTTTCCATCATTTACGAAGGCACGCAGTCTGAACAGAGCGACCTCGACCTTAAGACAGATATCGATCTTGTGAAATGACATTATGACAAACAGGACTATTAAGAAATGATAAAAAGCCTGGTATCGAAAGTGGTCGGCCGTAGTCCCTTAGTCACCAAAAGAACGTTCTGTTTCCGGTAAATCATGCAGATTTAATTTCATCTTTGTCGAAAGCGCATTCATAATTGGGCCTTTATACCAATTTCATTATTCTGTGAAGTTGATAAAATGGAAATACAGAACTGAAAAACAGCTAAATAAGGCTTTGTGAACATTGGAGCGTGGATTATGCACAGGAGACGGTTTTTAGTCACTGCTTTTATCCTGATATCAGGCTTAACGCTGGGAGGCTGCGGATTAATGATAAACAGCACGGATCATCCAGATACATCACAGCAGAAGGAAGAAGCAAGCAGTTCACCATATATGCCTGTCCAGGACTATATCGGACAAGGTTACTCGTTCAACAACGGCGAAGAAGAAGATGCCTTTGCGAAAACGCATAAAAATGAGATTGTGGAACAGGTGGATCGGTTTTTCAAAGAGAAATACCAGCTCGAAGTGACGACACATCATCTGGTAGGGGCGAAAAATGCAGTTGTAGCCTTTGTCGAATCGAAGGGTGAGCCGCACTTTCATACTTCAGTGATCGTTCCCGTGGATCTTGAGAATCAGCAGGTTACCGGTGACGTTTGGGCGTATGAAGGAGAAGTCGAAGGGGCGATTATGGCTGGGCTTTATGTGATGGCCTATGAAGAAGAGTTTAAACGTTTGGATCAATTTGTCCAGTCAATTACAGTAAAACATCCGGTAATAGGTAAACGGCAGAATGCAGTAAATAATACAGGCTCTGGCTATGTAACTTCCAATTATTATGTTAGTACTATGGACATTAATTTTCCCGAAGCGTATAAAGCATACATGAGTAATCAGCACATTTCAAAAGAAAATTTACGTCAGTTAATCGAGCAACAATCGTTTGATCCAAATGGAGTGTTGATTAGTTTAACTTTTTTTATGAAAGAAAAGCATGCCGCTCCTGATAAGAAAATTGCTGATTCCGTTATTGAACAATTCAAATCTATAAAAGGAATAGCTCCAGGAAATTATGGCGTATTTATAAATAGTAATGACATTCTGAAAAGGACGGGGACGGCAAAAAGTGAGGAAGGGACAACTCCTGCCATTGATGACATTATTATAAGGCCAGAGAAATGAGGTGAGATAATGGTTGTAAATACTCAAATTAAGATAACTAATGATCAAGATTTAGTGTATTTAAGCGGATTTACTGTATATCAGCATCCGGAAGTTAGAAAGGAACTAAAAGTTAACGGAAATCGTTACTATGTTGTCAATAGAACCTACGACGACCCCGCCCGCCACGGTCTTGATGCCATCACAGTCAAGGATTTGCAGACCGGCGACGTTTCCATCATTTACGAAGGCACGCAGTCTGAACAGGGCAACCTCGACCTTAAGACAGATATCGATTTAGCATTAAATGATTCTGTGACCGAGCAGTTCAAACAGGCTGAAGTCTACTACAAAGAAATGGAAGCGATTTATGGAGACATCGATCATGTTGCCGGCAATTCGCTTGGTGGCGGACTGGCCAATTATGTTGCGGTCAGGCAGGATGTCCATTCAGTCACACTGGATCCGGCCATGCTGCCTGAGGATGTGGCGGATAAATATGCAGTGGGAAAAACAAATAGCCATATCACCAACTATTATGGCAACTATGATCCGCTGACACTGGCACAGCAGGCCGGCGGGTATGATGATCGTGTGCCGGGTGAGAAGGTGACGATCGATTTTGGTGTCAGCTGGCTGCGCTATCTGGCGAACAATCACACCGGCTATGTTTCTGATAAGAACGGCAGAATGAATCAGACGATTACGGTCGGTATTGAAGGAACGCCCTCTTATGGTCAGATTCATTTCATGGCTGACCGGCAGATTGTATCAGATATCTGGTCCGGCAAAACACTGACAGGATCCACGGCCGGATCGGGGCCAAAAATTAAATTGGACAAATCGAGTATGAGCAAACTGGTTCATGCGCTGGATCAGGTCATTTTGGCAGATTTTCAGCAATCGGCCCGTTATCTGGATCATTCAGTTCAGACGATAGATTATGAGGGAGCCCGCCTCGATGATCGGCAGACAGAAATGAAGAACGGCTTTGAACGGATCATGCGTCAGACGGCAGCTCCAATCTTCGAAGAGGCTGATCGGATCACCCGGATGCATGCCATTGTGGTCACTACTCGAGATGAAGCCCGCTGGATTCAAGGATCATGGGTGACGGACATGGCTTTTGCCGGCGTCTGGTCTCTATTGGGCAGGCTGGCGGATCAATTATATGGAGTCGATCATCCTTTGACTCAGGTCGCCCTGTATCGGAATGATCTTGTTCGGACGATCATTGAGGCAAAGTACCACAAGACACCGGAATTACTGCGTGGCGGGACAGATGAGTTTCTTGATGGCGTCGTCGAGGAACTGAAAGCACATTATCACATCGTCAGCAAAAATGTAAAAAGAGTAGAGCAGCAGATAACCGGCTTTCGGAATCAGGTCGAACAAACCTTACAGGCCATGGATCAGGCTGATCAGTCGATCGCCCAGGCGCTCAGTCAGGGCAGCCCTCTGAAAGCATCGGCACATGTGGAAAAGACGGTAAGCGGGAATCTGGAGTCGTCACACTATCTCAAACAGGGAATGGCCATCCGTCGGGAGATCCTGGAACAGAACTATCAGGCATTCGCTCAGTCAGTAAACGCACGGGTTGGGTCACTTTTGGCTGGATTAGGCTTTGCCGTTCAATTTATTTGCGGCGCGATTCGGGCTGCAATACATGAGATCAGGCGATGTGAAGGCATCGCCGCTTTTGTCCATATACCGTTCACGGATCTGGATCATAGAATCCGCAGATTTTTGGATAACAGCGGAGATGACATGCAGAGACTGCTTCACCGAACCGAAAATCTCCAGGAAGTACTTCACTATACTCAGAAAAATCTTCCGGAAATCTTGCATGCGTTCAAGCCCTATATTGAAGCCGCCTTATTTGGCGGCACGCAATATCAGGCTGTTATTGCCTATAATCACGTTGCACTCGGCATACTTCAGAATATTAGACTGCAATTTAAAGAAGTCGCCTGGCAGTTAAACCAAAACGAGTCACAGGCGATCACTACCCTCAGCCTCAACGCGCAATCCATCGAACATGATTTAGACACTCTGGTTGAACAAGTCCGGAGAGGGACATGGATTTGACCTGGCATGGCCGTCAACAAAGGCAATGGCTCCCGCACTGAAGATCCTTCGATTATATGAATCAAGCTTCCGAATTACTGCATATCGATTTTTTAACTCGATGTTACGGCAAGTTCAGCACTGCCTCTGAATCTACGATACTTCTGCCTTCTTCCTGCCCGTATCTTTGACAGGATACTTTATCCCCGTCATGGGAAACAACTGATCATGCTGTGTTATGATAAAAAAAAGAACAGCGATCTCACAAACAAAGGAGTTTAAAGAATTGAAAATAAGTGTGCTTGGCGGGGGCAGCGAAATTGGTGCCTCCTGTCTTCATATTCAAATAGGCGCGACCAGTCTGATCGTTGATGCCGGGATGCGGGTTCATGGTGAGGAACTGATGCCGGCGATCGGGATGCTGGATCATCTGAATAAGCCGGATGCGATTTTGGTGACGCATGCCCATGCTGATCATATTGGTGCGCTTCCTGTTATACATCGGATTTATCCGGATGTTCCGATTTTTGCGACGCCGCCGACGGCCGATCTGATGCAAATCATGATGCGCGACTCTTTTAAAATCATGACGCAGCGGTGCATGGAGGCGCGGATGCTGATTCCGTATACAAAGGAACAGATGGAAGAAACACTGCGCGCGGTCCGGCTTTTTCCGGCAAGTGGTCAGATCGCTTTCGGAGAGACGAAAGTGACGCTCCACCGGGCCGGTCATATCCTCGGTGCGGTGATGTTCAGTATCGAGGGCGACGGAGAAAAACTGCTGGTCAGCGGAGATCTGAGCTTCAAAGCGGGACGCACCATACCGGGTGCAGAAGTCCCCGTCGCAAGCCGGCCGGATGCGCTGATTATTGAATCGACATACGGAAACCGGGAACATTCGGACCGGAACACGGAAGAGAAAAGGCTTGCCGACAATGTCGCTGAAGTGATTGCAGGTGGCGGTTTTGCCTTAATTCCGGCCTTTGCTCTCGGGAGGGCGCAGGAAGTCCTGCTGATTCTGCAGGACTACATGGATCGCGGACTGATCCCCCGGTTCCCGATTTATGTCGACGGTCTGGTGACGCCGATCAGTAAGATATACCGCCGATACCCGCAGTATCTGAAAGGACCGGTTGCACATCGGATCCGCGTGCACGGTGATGCTTTTTTAACTGAGGGGCGCTGCATTGCGGTCAAGCCGAAAGATCGTGAGCAGGTACTGAAGGGAAAGCCGGCATGTATCGTTGCTTCATCCGGGATGCTGATTGGCGGGGCCAGTGTCTGGTACGCCGAACGCCTGGTCAATCACGAAAAAAATGCGATTTTTATTACCGGTTATCAGGATGAGGAAAGTCCGGGGCGGAAACTGCTCAGTCTGGCAGAAGGGGAGAGCCGGGAACTGGAGCTGAATGGAACCGTCCATCAGGTGAGATGTCGTGTGGGTAAGTACGGCCTTTCTGCCCATGGGGATGCCGGAGAGCTGCTCCGCTTTATCAGCATGGTCCGTCCGGCAAAGACGCTGATCGTCCACGGTGACGATGACGCGCGCCTTGCCTTAAATGAGCGGATCGAACCGCGTCATCATCCGGTGCTGACTGAGAATGGTGAGCTATATACCGTATCAGCCCGGGCAAAGGCGACAGGTTCATTTTCTCCGGGCAAAAATAGCCGTCATCAGCCGCTTAAGGAAAAAGTCGGCCAACTGCTTCTCTATAAAAAAGAGGCGGATCATGCGCTTCAGCTGGCGCTCTGCACCGGCTTTTATCCAAAGACGCAATCACTGACCTGCCGGACACCAAAAGGGGAGGCGGTTCGCCTGTCACTCGAACAGGTTTGTGAGACGATCGGTCCCTGGAACCGTTCGTTTGATCTGCTGCAGGAAGAAGCAGATGCAGTGTTTACTTTTTCACGTCCTTTTCTGCAAACGATTAACTGGGCGAACGGTAAAGACGGCCGCTATCCTTTTGAGTCAATCGCTGCACAGGTTCTGCCTGAAGATGACCTGAAACCGCGTCTGGCGCTCGCACTGGCCCTGCAGAGTCTGCCTGAAGACAGTCGAAAAGTCGATGAAGGAAAAACCATCTATACCCTGACACGTGAGTACCTGAACAGGCTGGCACACCTCGATCTGCCCATTCAGGCGATCAAAATGAACGCGACGAAAGCAATGGACTATATTCGGAATATGCTCAGTGATGATCCTCATTTTATCCGCTGCGGGGCTGACGCACTGGGGACAGCTGATGAGCATCTGACGCTGTACTTTGATTTTCCGGCCATCATCGATTCTGCAAAGCGGGCGGATCTGAGTCATCGTATAAAAGAGGGAACCGGCTGGTCTATTCACTTTTCGGATTCTGTGCGGGTGGACCGCCTTCAGAAAAAAATCCATGACCTGTTCGGTACCAGCGGCTCAGCCTCGGTTTATCTGGATCAGCGGACGGCCAGCCTGCCGGTCAAGCGGCCTCATGACGCGGATTCACGGTTGCAGCAGTTAAAGGATGAAACCGGGTTTTCACTGATTTTTAAAGGAGAACAGAATCATGCGACTGTTCCGGGTCAGGCGGATAACCAGACTGATTTCTACCGGTCAAAGACCCCTTCGCCCAGGCTGGAAAATAATCAAGCGATCCACGAAGCCGGCGTCTGGGCTAAAGAACGCAGCATTACCCTGTATAAGGCGAGTATGAAACAATCCCAGGGTAAACCGTATATGGAAGTCCATTTTGTTACCCCGGAAATAGCCCGCCGGCACGAGACGGATATGGAGGAACTTTCCTGGCGTACCGGCCTGCCGGTTACTTATGCCAAAAATCCGAAACAAAATGAAATCATTCGCATGGTGTCCGAGCATATCCCGGATGGATGGGGGATGAAGAAAAATCCATCCTTACATATTGCTCAGACCGAAGTGATGGTTAAACTTTCGGTCCAGCCTCCGGAAGATGAACTGCAGCACGTCTGCGACAAAATTGACCAGCTGACCGGATACCGCCTGATTGTGGAAGTTCGATAGCGCGATTCACGACGAATCGACAGGTTGTTTGTTACAGATGAAATATGAACCATTGATTCGTATTGCTTTTGTAAACCGGCTTCAATCATTCTGTGACATAAGCCTCCTATAATAAACAGTGTTGAAAGAAACAGCGGTGTTATTCATCGCATGACACGGATTTCAGGAGGTTTGATTCATGCGAAGAAACAGAATGAAGAAAATGGCTGCCATAATGCTGGCCACAGGACTTGTTCTTCCTGTGACCGCCGGATCCACTCCGGCCCATGCTGAGCAGCCTGCCGAAAAGAGTAATCCAGTCGTCCCTGATGAACATAAAAGTTATGACAGTGGTGCCTTGAGTGAAGAAGTGAATGGGCTCTGGAAAGAAAAGGCAACGCGCTGGGAGCAATATAATGCGAAGAGAGCGGCTGCAGCCAGAGCGGAAGAAAAGAAGGCAGAGGAACAGAAAGCGCAGCAAACGGTTCATAAAGCCGAACCTGCTCAGCAGGTCCGGGTAAATGAATCCAAGCCAAAAGTGAATAAATCACAGTCACAGGTAAATAAACCTGCAGCCAGACCGGCCGCGCAGCCTGCTCAAAAGAAACAAGTTGCACAGCCAGTTCAGAAGAAACCAGTTGCTCAGCCAGTTCAGAAGAAACCGGCCGCACAGCCTGCTCAGAAGAAACCAGTTGCTCAGCCAGTTCAGAAGAAACCAGCCGCACAGCCTGCTCAAAAGGAACAAGCTGCACAGCCAGTTCAGAAAAAACCGGTTGTGCACCAGGAAGCAACCCAACCGCAGGCAACTGCGCAAACGTCTCAGGATAAAACGAAGCAGACAAAGGCAGCCCCAAGCCAGCCGGCTGTCAAAAAGGCTCCTCAGTCATCGAAGCCTGCTACCCGGCCGGTGCAAAAGCAAACACAACCCGCCGCGCGCCAGGTTCAGCAACCCCAGCCGACAAAGCAGCCTGTTCAGCGTGGTCAGTCCGGATCATTTGAAGTGACCGGCTACGCTTTGAACGGGACAACGGCAACCGGGATTAATCTGAAAGAAAATCCAAATGCCAGGGTGGTTGCCGTTGATCCATCAGTCATTCCTCTCGGATCAAAAGTGACGATATCCGGTCTCGGTACGTACACTGCAGCTGATACCGGTGGTGCAATAAAAGGTAATCGGCTTGATGTCCATTTTGCCACGAATCAGCAGGCAATAAACTTTGGACGTCAGACGCGGAACGTGACCGTGGAGCATTAAATAAATAAAATGGAATAAATTAAAGTGCCCTCTTGAAGCCGAATGAAAAAATTCAGCCTCAAGAGGGTTTTTTATTCTCCTGAATGGCTGGATTGATCTGATCCGTGCAACCGCTCCGGATATGTCCACATGCTCCATATTTTGCAGGTTATACATTTTTCTCAACTATTTTCAATCGACTTCGACAGTTGTAGGCACAATCTTTCAAGTGAGCGATTAAAAGAATCCCTTGTTCTAGGGATTTATTTAAATTATCCACATGTGCATAATAGGTCATCCAAAAGTTATCCATAGGCACACATCTGTGGATAACTATGCTTGATGTTGAAACTCACCTGTAATATAATATAGGCATGTACTTACGAAGGGTTTCTCGAAAAAATAAAGATGGTCGTACAGTAGCCTATCTGCAGCTGGCTCAAAATGAGTGGGATTCCAAGGCCAAATATGCCAAAGCAAGGGTGATTTATTCGTTCGGTCGCGAGGATCAACTGGATGTTGACGCGCTCCGTCGGCTGGTGGAAAGCATTTCAAGGTATCTCTCTCCTGAAGAAGCCCTGCGGGCTCAGTCTGAGATTGGTCAGGCGGCTGATTTTGCTTTCAAAGCATCCAAAAGGCTGGGTGGAGTCTGGACACTGGATCAGCTCTGGAAAATGCTGAGCATGGACCAGATCATTCATGAATTATTGGCGGGTCGTAAACATGATATCGACGTCGAACGACTCATCTTCGCTATGGTAGCCAATCGAGCTCTGGATCCAACAAGCAAGCTGGGGCTTGAGGAGTGGATACAGGATGAAGTGGCACTGCCCGGACTCAATGAGGCACATGTCCATCAGTTTTACCGTGCCATGGATTTACTCCTGGAAATGCGCAGCCAGCTGGAGGAACAGGTTTATTTTTCGACAGCGAATCTACTGAATCTTGAAGTCGACCTGATCTATTTTGATACAACCTCGTCCTACTTTGAGGTTGAGCCCCAGGAAGCTCCGGAAAAGGAAAATCTGCGAAAGCTGGGCTATTCCAAAGACAAACGTCCGGATCTGCTGCAGGTGGTCATCGGCATGGCCGTTACGAAGGAAGGCTTGCCCATCCGATGCTGGGTCTGGCCAGGTAACACGGCGGATAAAACAGTCGTTGAAGAGGCCAAAAAGGATTTAGTTGGCTGGAAGCTGGGACGGGTGATCAGTGTGATGGACCGTGGCTTTTCCACGGAGGACAATCTAACGACGCTGCAGCGTGCCGGAGGGCATTATATTGTTGGTGAGCCCATGCGTTCCGGTAAGAAAATTGTGGATGAAGCGATGTCCCGCAAGGGACGTTATCAAAAGGTTCGCAACCATCTTGAGGTTAAGGAGATTGTCGTCGGGGACGGAGAAAAGCGGCAGCGTTTTATCCTCGCCTACAACTCAAAAGAAGCAGAGAAAGATAAGAAACAGCGGGAACGACTGGTTCGTGATTTGGAGATGGCTCTGGAAGACTTACATCAGTTGCCTGAAAAGAAGCATACCAAAGCGGCCTGTGCCCTGCGGTCACATAAGCTTTATGGTCGTTATCTTCGCCAGCTGAAGGACGGGCAGCTGAGAATTAATCGGCAGGCGCTTCGAGATGCGGCGCGTTATGACGGGAAATACCTGATTCGAACATCGGATGATACCCTGTCCGCAGAAGAAGTGGCGCTGGGATACAAGAACCTGATGGCTGTAGAAAATGGATTCCGAACCTTAAAGTCTACACTCTGTCTTCGACCGATGTACCATCGGATCGAGGATCGGATTAAGACGCACGTTTTACTGAACTGGCTGGCTCTGCTTCTTATTCGGCTGGCGGAACTGAAGACCGGTGAAACCTGGCCAAAACTGAAACATACCATGGATCAGATGGTTCTGGGCAAATTTTCTTCAAAAAAAGGAGACTTCTATCAAAGGACGGAAATCACCGCAAAACAGCATGAAATCATTAAGGCTCTTGGGATAAAGGTCCCTCGAAAGATATGTCGAATCGACCTTAAATCCTAGATACACACATATAAAAATTAAAAGTCCGAAAACAGGCTACCTGTCGCCTGTTTTCGGACTTTTGTGTACCTAGAAACTGTCGAAGTCGAGTTTCAATC from the Sporolactobacillus sp. Y61 genome contains:
- a CDS encoding DUF3298 and DUF4163 domain-containing protein, whose product is MKRQLFIALTLALSLAVAGCARTNWSGESVNHIQEQKQEQDYEQKQNQKPGPKDIQENPRIEKHHYRTKDLEYPQIDGMVNRNAQEKMNQKLQTYVRKVYSDRIKILSQYEKDKKEFEPDAGAELPPYYSTLNYEVKYLSSEKISLLLINDIGTGGVHGNPQGTVFNFNVKTGKEVPLEDNFSSEKYLSQARHFAISYLAAHPDKYRLYDSKSFGPDDITSYYWTKEGMDFLFPPYAVAPYAAGFVSLPIPDYLMDSPDYRSLDEVNNKQKLIAAQPSFSSYQGNWAQSVGPVEQVAVNLTFSEGMPATVNINAMFGDEATTTGDMYVLFDKNGKAKADFTSKSYTAAMDAIGEPKNGKAVITLNNDTITVTVSYPAGGEDGKLKAGTYHLEKKSAETQDIIY
- a CDS encoding DUF1672 family protein — its product is MINSTDHPDTSQQKEEASSSPYMPVQDYIGQGYSFKNGEEEDAFAKTHKNEIVEQVDRFFKEKYQLEVTTHHLVGAKNAVVAFVESRGEPHFHTSVIVPVDLEHQQVTSDVWAYEGKVEGAIMTGLYVMAYEKEFKRLDQFVQSVAEKYPVTGMREEAVTFKDSGYSTPYYYMSAFHDAFLEAYEAYMNDHQISNESLRKLIKKVPFNPDNLGIGLTFYMGKKQVSDKQMADKIIDAFKKFKGVAPASYAIFINSNEIRKTTGMARNKVGTIVGKTDIIKKP
- a CDS encoding DUF1672 family protein, whose protein sequence is MINSTDHPDTSQQKEEASSSPYMPVQDYIGQGYSFNNGEEEDAFAKTHKNEIVEQVDRFFKEKYQLEVTTHHLVGAKNAVVAFVESKGEPHFHTSVIVPVDLENQQVTGDVWAYEGEVEGAIMAGLYVMAYEEEFKRLDQFVQSITVKHPVIGKRQNAVNNTGSGYVTSNYYVSTMDINFPEAYKAYMSNQHISKENLRQLIEQQSFDPNGVLISLTFFMKEKHAAPDKKIADSVIEQFKSIKGIAPGNYGVFINSNDILKRTGTAKSEEGTTPAIDDIIIRPEK
- a CDS encoding alpha/beta hydrolase, which produces MVVNTQIKITNDQDLVYLSGFTVYQHPEVRKELKVNGNRYYVVNRTYDDPARHGLDAITVKDLQTGDVSIIYEGTQSEQGNLDLKTDIDLALNDSVTEQFKQAEVYYKEMEAIYGDIDHVAGNSLGGGLANYVAVRQDVHSVTLDPAMLPEDVADKYAVGKTNSHITNYYGNYDPLTLAQQAGGYDDRVPGEKVTIDFGVSWLRYLANNHTGYVSDKNGRMNQTITVGIEGTPSYGQIHFMADRQIVSDIWSGKTLTGSTAGSGPKIKLDKSSMSKLVHALDQVILADFQQSARYLDHSVQTIDYEGARLDDRQTEMKNGFERIMRQTAAPIFEEADRITRMHAIVVTTRDEARWIQGSWVTDMAFAGVWSLLGRLADQLYGVDHPLTQVALYRNDLVRTIIEAKYHKTPELLRGGTDEFLDGVVEELKAHYHIVSKNVKRVEQQITGFRNQVEQTLQAMDQADQSIAQALSQGSPLKASAHVEKTVSGNLESSHYLKQGMAIRREILEQNYQAFAQSVNARVGSLLAGLGFAVQFICGAIRAAIHEIRRCEGIAAFVHIPFTDLDHRIRRFLDNSGDDMQRLLHRTENLQEVLHYTQKNLPEILHAFKPYIEAALFGGTQYQAVIAYNHVALGILQNIRLQFKEVAWQLNQNESQAITTLSLNAQSIEHDLDTLVEQVRRGTWI
- a CDS encoding MBL fold metallo-hydrolase, giving the protein MKISVLGGGSEIGASCLHIQIGATSLIVDAGMRVHGEELMPAIGMLDHLNKPDAILVTHAHADHIGALPVIHRIYPDVPIFATPPTADLMQIMMRDSFKIMTQRCMEARMLIPYTKEQMEETLRAVRLFPASGQIAFGETKVTLHRAGHILGAVMFSIEGDGEKLLVSGDLSFKAGRTIPGAEVPVASRPDALIIESTYGNREHSDRNTEEKRLADNVAEVIAGGGFALIPAFALGRAQEVLLILQDYMDRGLIPRFPIYVDGLVTPISKIYRRYPQYLKGPVAHRIRVHGDAFLTEGRCIAVKPKDREQVLKGKPACIVASSGMLIGGASVWYAERLVNHEKNAIFITGYQDEESPGRKLLSLAEGESRELELNGTVHQVRCRVGKYGLSAHGDAGELLRFISMVRPAKTLIVHGDDDARLALNERIEPRHHPVLTENGELYTVSARAKATGSFSPGKNSRHQPLKEKVGQLLLYKKEADHALQLALCTGFYPKTQSLTCRTPKGEAVRLSLEQVCETIGPWNRSFDLLQEEADAVFTFSRPFLQTINWANGKDGRYPFESIAAQVLPEDDLKPRLALALALQSLPEDSRKVDEGKTIYTLTREYLNRLAHLDLPIQAIKMNATKAMDYIRNMLSDDPHFIRCGADALGTADEHLTLYFDFPAIIDSAKRADLSHRIKEGTGWSIHFSDSVRVDRLQKKIHDLFGTSGSASVYLDQRTASLPVKRPHDADSRLQQLKDETGFSLIFKGEQNHATVPGQADNQTDFYRSKTPSPRLENNQAIHEAGVWAKERSITLYKASMKQSQGKPYMEVHFVTPEIARRHETDMEELSWRTGLPVTYAKNPKQNEIIRMVSEHIPDGWGMKKNPSLHIAQTEVMVKLSVQPPEDELQHVCDKIDQLTGYRLIVEVR
- a CDS encoding 3D domain-containing protein, with product MRRNRMKKMAAIMLATGLVLPVTAGSTPAHAEQPAEKSNPVVPDEHKSYDSGALSEEVNGLWKEKATRWEQYNAKRAAAARAEEKKAEEQKAQQTVHKAEPAQQVRVNESKPKVNKSQSQVNKPAARPAAQPAQKKQVAQPVQKKPVAQPVQKKPAAQPAQKKPVAQPVQKKPAAQPAQKEQAAQPVQKKPVVHQEATQPQATAQTSQDKTKQTKAAPSQPAVKKAPQSSKPATRPVQKQTQPAARQVQQPQPTKQPVQRGQSGSFEVTGYALNGTTATGINLKENPNARVVAVDPSVIPLGSKVTISGLGTYTAADTGGAIKGNRLDVHFATNQQAINFGRQTRNVTVEH